One part of the Candidatus Eisenbacteria bacterium genome encodes these proteins:
- a CDS encoding glycosyltransferase — translation MRILMITHFLPFPPQGGSLQRSYNILKQMAKRHQVHLVSLSQKALHPDKNSLARSIEALKEHCPHVKAVNIPSDSSRLQWYLLLLLNLLSPTPYSVWRFRSKQMASEIKRFLNGYAYDVLYFDTIDLAQYLPAGLDTPTVMNHHNVESGLALRRSASERNPLLRLYLRIQGLKIRRYETVHAPRFDLNLAVSEVDKALFESFIPGARFTVIPSGTDTDYFRACDPGDSKELVFVGGMTWYPNAAGMSYYCRKIFPLIKAEVPNVVMNIIGRSPPRAVQECSLQDSAIRLHGFLPDIREVVGRSSVYVVPLTVGGGTRLKILDAFSCGKAVVSTSLGCEGIEVTPGENILIGDTPESFADQVVRLLRDKKMRERISTNARRLVEDKYGWPIIGERLDMELETLRNAGSGR, via the coding sequence ATGCGAATCCTGATGATCACACACTTCCTTCCTTTCCCTCCGCAAGGCGGCAGCCTTCAGAGAAGCTACAATATCCTCAAACAGATGGCGAAACGCCACCAGGTTCATCTTGTTTCCCTTTCCCAGAAGGCGCTTCATCCGGACAAGAACTCGCTCGCTCGAAGTATCGAAGCCTTGAAGGAGCACTGTCCGCACGTCAAGGCAGTCAATATCCCCAGCGACTCAAGTCGACTTCAATGGTACTTGCTGTTGCTGCTCAATCTTCTCTCGCCGACACCCTATTCGGTATGGCGATTCCGCTCGAAACAGATGGCTTCAGAGATAAAGCGGTTCCTCAACGGTTATGCTTATGATGTGTTGTACTTCGATACCATTGACTTGGCGCAGTACTTGCCGGCGGGGTTGGATACGCCAACCGTCATGAATCATCACAACGTCGAGTCCGGTCTTGCTCTAAGACGCAGTGCAAGTGAACGCAATCCGCTATTAAGGCTCTATCTTAGGATTCAAGGGCTCAAGATCAGACGATACGAGACGGTTCATGCGCCCCGATTCGATCTCAACCTCGCCGTTTCGGAAGTCGACAAGGCTTTGTTCGAAAGCTTCATTCCGGGCGCTCGTTTCACTGTCATCCCCAGTGGAACGGACACAGACTACTTCCGAGCCTGCGATCCCGGCGATTCCAAGGAGCTGGTCTTCGTAGGAGGGATGACGTGGTATCCTAATGCTGCAGGGATGTCCTATTACTGCAGAAAGATCTTTCCTCTGATCAAGGCAGAGGTTCCCAATGTAGTCATGAACATAATCGGGCGGTCTCCTCCTCGGGCGGTTCAGGAGTGTTCACTGCAGGACTCGGCGATCAGGCTGCACGGCTTTCTTCCCGACATCCGAGAAGTCGTAGGGCGGTCTTCCGTGTACGTTGTTCCCCTTACCGTGGGAGGAGGCACCCGTCTGAAGATCCTTGACGCGTTTTCTTGCGGGAAGGCGGTTGTGTCTACATCTCTGGGTTGTGAGGGAATAGAGGTGACGCCTGGAGAAAACATCCTGATCGGGGATACGCCCGAGTCGTTTGCGGATCAAGTGGTGCGTTTGCTCCGCGACAAGAAGATGAGAGAGAGGATTTCTACTAACGCGAGGAGACTCGTTGAGGACAAATACGGCTGGCCCATAATCGGAGAGAGGCTCGACATGGAGCTAGAGACTCTCAGAAACGCCGGCAGCGGGCGATAG